In one window of Lampris incognitus isolate fLamInc1 chromosome 3, fLamInc1.hap2, whole genome shotgun sequence DNA:
- the ccdc59 gene encoding thyroid transcription factor 1-associated protein 26 homolog, with protein MKNAGKVTEKSDAWKASNNKRVGVNKKRKWIPEHKVFDGSVKEGQGFAYKRKQKVQYEYNKLLRKERKKMPQSNTLYKEDYPEHLKHLYLAEAEKLKNETRMNKQKRNKCRMEAKSKFVSASDGTTDQSSAPSVAAVTEQSDTVKPELTVPEVTENLPMSNRMKKKLMRKTSYQKTREEFEKVKENRRRKKEEYQKNKQQREEAIQKYKQKKKETFQILSKKTKKGQPNLNLRMECLLQKIQGAGK; from the exons ATGAAGAATGCAGGGAAGGTGACGGAGAAAAGCGATGCGTGGAAGGCATCCAATAATAAGCGAGTAGGTGTCAATAAGAAAAGGAAATGGATCCCCGAGCACAAAGTGTTTGATGGCAGTGTTAAAGAAG gtcagGGATTTGCATACAAGAGAAAGCAGAAGGTCCAATATGAGTACAACAAACTGCTGCGGAAGGAGAGAAAGAAGATGCCTCAGTCCAACACGCTGTATAAGGAGGACTACCCAGAGCACCTCAAACATCTGTACTTGGCTGAGGCCGAGAAGCTGAAAAACGAGACTCGGATGAATAAACAGAAGCGAAATAAATGTAGAATGGAGGCGAAGTCAAAATTCGTATCTGCAAGTGATGGCACCACAGACCAGTCTTCTGCACCATCGGTTGCTGCTGTAACTGAGCAGTCTGACACTGTGAAGCCTGAACTAACAGTCCCCGAAGTAACAGAAAA CCTCCCCATGAGCAACCGCATGAAGAAAAAACTGATGAGGAAGACATCCTACcagaagacaagagaagaatTTGAGAAGGTCAAAGAAAACCGCAGAAGGAAGAAAGAG GAATACCAGAAGAACAAGCAGCAGAGAGAGGAGGCCATTCAGAAGTACAAACAGAAAAAGAAGGAGACGTTCCAAATTTTGAGTAAAAAGACCAAGAAAGGACAGCCCAACCTGAACCTCCGGATGGAGTGCCTACTTCAGAAAATCCAAGGAGCTGGAAAATGA